The Punica granatum isolate Tunisia-2019 chromosome 4, ASM765513v2, whole genome shotgun sequence sequence GGCGGTTGCGCCGGCCCCGTTCCTTACCAAGACGTACGACATGGTCGACGATCCTCAGACGAACTATCTCGTGTCGTGGAGCGACAACGGATGCAGCTTCATCGTGTGGAACCCGCCGGAGTTCTCCAGGGAGCTGCTTCCCCAGTACTTCAAGCACAACAACTTCTCCAGCTTTGTCAGGCAGCTCAATACCTATGTAAGATTCTTAAGTCAGTCCTGCTTAATTCTAGGAAACAGTATGAAGAGGCAAATTACTCGCTCGTCCCGATTGAATTCGATGGCTAGTTTCTCAATTTGAATTTGCTGTTTCTACTAATGATCCGAGCTTAGTCTTTTGTCTTGTAACTCTTGTTTGACATCTTGAGAATGTTACATATAATCCTACCACAATCCAATTGTTCTACTTCCATATGGCAGAAAGTCAAAACGGGAAAATATCACCCTCACGCGATTCGTCCTTGCTTATTTTCTTTGGTTTGTTCATTCATCATGTTGTCATAATTCGCAGTTGGTGGATTAATTGTAAAGGGTGATCTGGGCTGTTTTCGAGCAGGGATTCAGGAAGGTGGACCCGGACCAATGGGAGTTTGCGAATGAAGAGTTCATAAGGGGCGAAAAGCATCTCCTCAAGAACATTTACCGGCGAAAACCGATCCACAGCCACTCACTGCAGAACGTCCCACTGCACGATTCCGAGAAGCAGATGTATGAGGATGAGATCAAGAGGCTGCAGAATGAGAACTCGCTTCTCCAGTCAGAGCTTCAGAGGCACCGGGGAGAGAATCCTGCCAGCATCGAGATCCAAGTACAGTTCTTGGGAAAGAGATTGCATGAAATGGAAAGTAAACAGGCCCAATTAGTTACATTCCTAGTCGAACTAATGAGAAATCCTAGATTCCCATCCACTCTCGCGGATCAATCTGATGACCGGGGCAAAAGGCGAAGGCTGCTTGAACTCGACCAACTAGAACTTAACAACAGTTCGAAGGACAGAGGGGCTGCCCCGTTGTTAGATTTGAACTCAGTTGAGAAGTTGCAAAATTCTTTGAATGTATGTGAGAATTTCCTACAAGGTGTTGGACAGAAAATGGCCGAGGAAGAGAATGATTTCGGTTCATCATCAAGGCCTCCACCGTTAGTTATTCCTACAAACAGAGAATCCTCCGGAGATTCCGAAAGGAACATCCACACCTGGTCTCCCCGATCGcctccatcttcttcttccaaggACGTTAGATCAATGTCGCCGGAACTTGGCGCATCTCTTGATCAAGTAGATAGCCCGACCACATCATCAGTCTATCTCAATGTGGACATCAGTCTCAAGTCTTCAGTGATAGACGTAAACTCGGAGCCCtgcaataataatataagCGAAATCGAGAAGAATCTGAGCGAGCAGGTGAGGGAGAAAATCCCCGGGGCCCCGCAGGAGATGAACGATGTGTTCTGGGAGCAGTTCCTAACAGAGACACCACGACCATCCGACTCTCAGGAAGTCCAGTCTGACAGAACCGATGGGACCGATACAGTAAGCAAGCCGGCTAGCCATGGCAAGTTCTGGTGGAATGCGCACTACGATATTGACTTCATAAAACAGTTCGGGAGCCATGCGGTTGACGAGAGGACGTGAAGCCGGTTCATTTTCTTTCATCTAATTTATATCTGATATGCATCTTTTAGTGTAGGATTATAGAATCAAGTATTGCTGGACATATCTTCTGCTTTGGTTtaccaatattataaaacaTATACTGCTGATTTTATATTTCGAAACATAGCACGAACTATCTAAGCCGTTAAGACTTACCTGCCGGAATCCTCTGCTTATGACACTGCCCGAATAAGGTCCAGGGGAGTCCCACCATCCATGGCTCGGTCCAATACGAGACATGTTGTTGCCGTGCTACCAAGACCGTCTGAGTAGCTCGAATTTTGATAAGATAACAGGTCGTGTTTACACCGCTCGTTCATGGCCTCTGTACTCAATGTTGTATTGGGCCTAGCATGACGACTCGCTCGGCATGCTTTGccaataatttgaaaaaacaaaaactaattaataaaCAATTAAGAGAACACACATGATTCATGCTCTAAAACTTATTTTAAGCTGATCTATCCATCAATAATTATAGTATGTCCAAttcttcttttatatatttaatactAATCAATAACAAAGGTGTAGCACGAGATCATATGCccttataattatattttgtttgatGCATAAGATAACGCAATGCCGGGCATCTGTGCGCAATTCTATAAGGAATCACGTTGATAAATAATGCCTCTCTAATGACATTGCATATTTTATAAACATCAAACCACCATTTGTTTATGGCCATTTCCAATTTCAACTGTTACCTCCGTCCGAAAAATCTGGTCAATTCGAAAACCTCAGCTGGCCAGCCTGTCCCTGATTCATCCGCCCCGGGATTTCAATTTGTTTGAAAAATTGGGTTCGAATGTGATTATATCGCTTTCCTTAATTTCATTTGAGTTCGGTTTTGGTTTCGATTTACTTAATTTGAAAACCCGAGCTAGGGTGCAGTTCTTTCTTAGAATTTGGTAAATTTTACAGGTCCTGAAACTCTTGACCCGACTAAACCAATCTGATTTTGTGATGCCCAAGAGATTTCGTGGTCTAAGgcgaaaatttaatatgaggcctcaaattaatatttagtaaaatcaatatataattttatttttagatgtGATGTactttttcttgttcttgtcAACgttattatatatcatatacgTATTTTAAACTGTTATAAAtcataattaataatcaatataaaatatattatattatagatGTATATGATCGAGTTAATTGAATTTAACTAATAAAGTAagtagaaatatatatttatatcatatgcgtaaatatatatttcaaatggGCAAAATTTGCTAAGTTAGTTTAGCTTCCATTGGCATCGTGGACATGAAAGCCGAGCTAGTGCCTTGTAACCGAACTTTCTCCCAGTGATATGACTATAACGCCTGCGTTCTTCCCCAGCAGAGACAATATACGTAAATGGGGCCTAGCTACTCCATCTCTGTATCCCTGTGAAGGAGATTCTGGAATCACGGGGAACTCAATGGatcccgaagggtttgcaaaaTGAGTAGTGTGAGCTGCTTGGACTTTGGAGAGGTTTGCTTGTGGTTAGGCTGTATCGGATTTCATCGCAAAGCTTCGATAACTAATTCATACACCATTAAATCTTTGGCTCACTAAGGATGTGTCCATTCGTTCGGGGTAAGGAGAGGCAGGAAATCTATGTTTCTGGTGTGTGAGGTAGGACGACTTAGCGGAATGCTCAAAACATGAAATAATTTCCGATCGGAAAGCATGCTCGTTTTCTGTTTGAGATCTCAGCCTTACAAGGCCTTTCCGCAAGGACTTGGAATTTTTCGGGATATGATGGCAGAAGAGGGTATCATGAAGAAAAGTTGCATCAAAAAGGCGATTGCGGGGCTCGTGTTTGTTTTCGAGAACTGAATTCACACTTGTTACTTCAGGAGGACACAACTGTGATCATACATACGACGAAAGCTTAGGGCATCAAAAGATTTGGGTACATAAACGGCTCAACTGTTGGTGGGAAAATTATATCATATGATTACtacaaaactttttaaaagtaacactttgggataaaattaaaaatggcaGTAGTTTTGTAcaaaacctttttattttgttaaagTGATGGACAGACTATCAATTTTCGGTCAAAATAGTCGAGTTACGTTGACGTGTCACCTTTGAGGATGTACTCCTATGTGGCTGTTGATGTTAATATAGGAAAAAAACAAGAACACGGGTGGTCAGAGGAGGAGCACATTCTCGACTGGTAACTAAGATATTTCATGTTTGATATTTAGCGAGATTACTTGTGccatttattagctattagaatttttatttcgttATATTAGGTCAACGAACCTCTTTTACAAtcgaaaagagagagagagagagagagagagaagggggtgGGCACCTCCGTCAGCTACCACTCCCTCAACCTAGCCGCTGGCTCAGACCTCATCGACGACCTCGGCGTGGAGCGGTGGTGAGCGCGTGGACAACCCCACTTGCTTCTTTGTCAAGATCTCGGTTGAGATATCAAACTggtttgaggaaaaaaaatcggccCAGACTCATTTGAACGGGCCTGTTTGAAGCCCACAAATATATGATTATCATAATGAAGTAAGAGCGGGAATTGGAACAAATCAAGAGGTACTTCTAAAAGTTTTAGCAACGTCTTTCTCGTAAAGCAAGCAGACACAACAGTGCCCAACCATCTAAGATCATTTTGCTCGCTCAATTTCACTTTCAGTAATTGCAAAGATGTTCCAGATTCAAAATCTCTCTTTAAGAGGCATTTAAATTTGGAGGAAATAAGTGCACAATTGATATGAgagaattgaattgaaatcgCTACTATAAGATGATTATGTTTCACATGTCAGTTTTATTAATTCTCTTTCCATTTGCTACATGACAAAGCATGATATGAGTAAAATCCTTCAGCgaaagaaaatgataatgAGTAAAACTAACACGACTAGCGCGACATGTTACCGGCTTTCTAGTTTATTTCTCACTGCTTTCACATTCAAATTCATGAAcatatgttttctttttctcctttttctttttctgagaAAGAAGTTACTAACATGCATAATGGCTAATCACCAATCAAGTCATCATGTACAACCCTCGAAAGGGGTTTTAAACAAACGGGACTTAGTATTCCCCACAATGTCCCACAAAACAATTGAAGATGCTCCTGATGGAGAAAACACCCAAAATAACATAAGAATCCGCATTCAAGCCTCTGTCACAGCCTCTTACAATCAGCAATAATCAACATTGAAGATAGATTTATGTAGATGAACTCCAAATGAAGCCGTAAACAATTCTAGCATCAAATTCCACCGTAGTGAAATCAATTCGTAACTCAAGTGCAACGGAAAGGCCATTACCGATCGCCCATAACTCGATCCGTGATGATGTTTCGGTTGCACTCGAGTCCACTCCCAAGCACAAAAGAGACAAAAAGGAAACTTCAGCCTTATATAAAGAAGGCCTAATTACATAGAggtacaatttttattttttttcgattacaatagGAGGTTCATGACCtaatataaggaaataaaaagtaaatctaaataaaggaaCACAGGTAGTCCCACCGATAAGATTCGAACTTGGAACATATACGTTACCAGGTGATGGTATTAGTCATTACATTACACCCCTTTCTCGAGATACAAAATCTTTAAGCTTTTAACACAATGTTtgatttcccaaaaaaaagaaaaaaggtggAGGGAGGGTGGGTTGGGGAGGGGAACACTTTTCTTGTTTGGATAGGCTAATttgaagaaaggaaagggagactagaaggaaatATAATCATTTCATTTCTCTTTCCTTATCAAGTTTTTAATTCCCCAAATTAGGTGGATTTGGAGGGAAAGggaataattaaaacattataaatttaaaaagactATTTTACTCTCATTTGATATAGAAGACTAAATTATAGAAAGGGATAGCCTAGTCAATTGATCCAAGCAAATTTTTCCTCCCCTTCCTTTCCCTTATTTATTAGTCCATccaaataatgaaaatttattacaaAGTGTAAGAGAATGTAATACttcaaaacaaaatcaaaaaattgaaataatttagtACACAAAGTTCAAAAACGTTTCAATCTATTACATTTTGTCGATTTCGAATTTACACTGTTAGTCAATGATGATGTGGCGtgatattcaaataaatttttaaattttaattggtATAAAATAGATAAAGTAATATAAAATGAAACCGTCCGGAAGGCTATGGGTGGGTCAACCACGGCACTGAAGCTGTTGATCTCTCTCTCCGGCGACACTCTTCCTctcttatcttttttttttttctctcttttaacCCAACAAGTGATTGGcatgtattatattatattatattatattataagttATGCtagttatattatattatattttattttattttatatgtaaatGGATGTGATCAAAGCCTAACAAATGCGTCTATCGGGGATGGATTCACGGGACTGAATAGGTAGTCGcccttttaaattttcatattttaaagaaatttatgcataattctttaaattttaataaaattttttatattcaccctcataatttaaaaaaattattttataattcgCCTCATCGAGAATCAGTCCAAATCCCGTTGAATTCGAATCCTGCACTCCAGCCTTTGTCAGCGGATTGGCCTGAATAACATTCTGTTGTTTGCCGGACTGGACCTGAGTTGCCCTTGTATCTACTGAGTTGATCCCGAAGTTGTTCCCACAACTCCTTCTCGTGCAACCGGAGGATTTCTCTCAAAATTATGCACCACAGCATCCTCTCCATCAGCACCAAGTATCGCAAACCTTGAACGCCCCCGCAACTGCCTTTCCCTTAGAACCACCACTAGCTGTCTTTCACCCCTTAGGTGGTGATAGGTAGTGAGAGGTGATTGGAAATTtgcatttatttaaaaaaaaaatggatggCGACAGATGTCGGGAACATTGCTTATGAAAGAGACAGATACAATGGAAGCAAAGCAAAGTGCTGGAAGGAGTTGAGATGTATTATTTAAGTGTACGGATTCTCCACTACCAAATGCCCAACAATTTTCGACCTTTGTCatcgatggattgatgatGATGGCCATGCCGGATTCTGCTTGGGAGCTTCCCCTTGATTTGACGGCCGAAATCCTGTCGAGGCTCCCCGTCAGGACCCTCGTCCGCTTCGAGTCCGTCTGCAACTCATGGCGCCGCTTAATCCAGTCCCCGAGCTTCATCTCCCTTCACCTCAACCGATCAGCCAATCTCGGCGACGGCGCTCGGTCTCTCCTCGTCAAGCATCGCTCTCCCGCCACGGATAAGCGCCTCATCTCGCTGCTCTCCGGCGACAGCCTTGAGATGGTTTCCCCTGTCGATATCCCTCGTCACATGTACTCGCCCAACTTGAAGGTCGTCGGGTCCTGCAACGGCCTCGTCTGCTTGTCTCACGACTGCTTCTGCAATTTCGGGGCGCCCATATTCCTTTGGAACCCTGCCACTCGAGAATCCCGGGCTCTGCCGAAATTCGCCATTTCCCCGGAAAATCTGCGTCTGCCAAAAGCCCGTTTTCATGTTGCTCATGGATTCGGGTACCATCACGCTATAGATGACTACAAGGTGGTGAGAATCGCATTCGAGTATTCCCGGAACATGGCTTGCTTCCGAGCGGAGTTGTTCGCTCTCAGTGAAGGTTTGTGGCGGGAAGTACCTGCTTTACCTTGCCGAGTTTATTCCCCGGGTTGTGTCGTTTTGAATGGAGTCCTATACTGGCTTGCTTATGACTGTGGCTCGGATGGTCTCATGCTCATCTTGTCATTTGATTTGCGGGATGAGGTTTTCCGTCGAGTTTACTTGCCTGATTTGGGTTATCGGCCGGATAGCTATTTCTTGAGGCTCACAGTGTATGAGCGGTCGCTCTGTTTGATGGCCTACAAAGACGGAGGACGGGCTCAACGCTGGGATTTGTGGGTGATGTATGGTGGAGCTGGGGAGGAATCTTGGACGAAAAGATCGAGTATCGGACCCATCATTCATAGGCCGTTAGCTTGTGGCGCGAATGGTGAGATTTTGGTGGCAAAGAGTGATGGGACCCTGGCTATTTATGAAGCAAGCAGCGAGACATTTGGATATCTACCCATTAAGGTGTCCCCGTATAGCCCGgatttccatttttatatcGAAAGTCTAGTTCCTGCCACAAGATAAGGTTCAGAAGCTGCTGTCGTCTTACCGACAGAGTTGAGATGGTGTCCGCAGCAGGCGATGGTCAAGCTCTTTGGTTCGTTAGGAGATGAGATCACTTTCACCGCGCTGCATACTCTCCGTGACTATCCTAAATGGCCTCTGCAGTTTAATGTTCCAAAAATGTTAAGAGTGCTAAGAATATAACAGATGCTTCCGAAGATTTTCTGAACTTTTGCCTCGTTTTTCTCATCTTTTACGAGTCCGAACACTTATGTCGATGTTTTACTTGTCCCGACATCCTCGGTCCTTCTATCAATATATACTCATGTTTCCTGCATATGATTGAATGTTCAATCCCTCAGGGCGACAAAATTGAAATCCTTTCCAGATATAAGACTGCCCTCAACTACAAGGTCACTGCTTAAGCGGCGTGCTGCCGGGGGAACTGATGATCAACATCCTCTCAAGACTCCCCATGAAATCGCTCTTCCGATTGAAATCATTTGCAAATTGTGAAAACCCTCTATTCATCTCTGAGCATGTCAAGCAGTCCTCCGTGAAAGGCAGCGCCATCTACTCTCACCTCGTGAAGTACTTACTATTCAGACCTCGAGAGTCGATACCTGATCCTCCGAAGTGGAAGGAGGTCCAAGGTGATCCTATCCTTATATTTGGGTGATGACAAGTTCGGGCAGGCGCAGCTTCCCGAATCCATGAAGAGGCTGGTGATTCGAAGAAGATTGTAATGTTTGAGGAATCGACCAGTTTTGATGTATCTCATTACACTTTAAACCTGGACGTGTGCCTTGACATGTAAGGTGAGGAAACCGCGAGATACACGCGATGTTTGGATTAGACTAGTGAAAATCGAACCGACCTTTGGAGATTGCAGGTCGGTGGCTTTGGGGATATTGGGAAACTTTCATCGATTCATGAAACAACAATCGCCAGGACCGCCTGACAGATAGATGGGGCCATGCTACATACTCCTGCAATGTTCGGCTGCTAGATATACGAGAATTTCCGCGGTGCATTGTCAGTTGGTGACGAGCTGTGGCGCCAATCTGTAAGCAGTGTAAAGGGCTGATATATTCTCGAGGCTGATAAGACATGAAGATGGAACAATTGACGAGGAACATCCAAGATAACAAAAGAATCGCAAGACGTagctctgtattttttgaGTTTGTCTCGTGTCGAATAAGCCTTAGCTCGAACCTTGTGAAACCTCTGGCACGGCCTATTATCGACATcaagaatatatttttctacaaATCAATTCCAAATAAAGGCGTGAACAATTTTTGCATCAAGTTCCACCAGaatataatcaatttataaCTCAATTGATCTGTGATGGCCTTTCCATTGCACCTGAGCTCGCTCACAgttgcaaaaataaataaataaataaataaaaccttaaccttatataaaagaaaagaaaagatagatAAGATAAAGAAACTCCACCTAAAAATGTGGCTTATCTTTTTGGCTTCGCATGAATGCAATAATTAGTCCGTTAGGAATCCTTCAAAATGcaataattcaattcattttacaagaatttaatttaatttaattgtgtagaatacaaattacaaatgtcaaaagattctttttttttaatggaacaTTTCGCTCCATTTGATTTTAcgatcatatttttaaaattttaactctaactctATTCATTACATAACaaaatcaacaatataattattacttttgcatttttcttcaattttttagctattcaattcaatttttaatattaaattctctcaactatccattattttttccacaatttaacaacataatcattaatttttctcaactatttattactttttcgcactttttcttataattcaacaacacaatcattacgacccaattaaaatcaaaactaaaactctacttaattctaaaaccaaacacacccgACATTCGATATCGGATCGGGCCAAAATAAACAATATTTAACcataattcaattcatttaaaaattaaaactaacgACTTTAatcttaaatttattttattttaaaatacatTCCGAATGAgattattcaattcatttcatttatattccgtaGTTTTTCAAACAATAAGATTTATTTACGATTAAATTGAAATGACCTGAATtgaaatcatattttttattttattttattttatggaaCTGATTCGGAACGGGATGTATGGGATTCATTGTGGCCGACACCCACAAATTCGTATGAAACTCCCCACtgagaaaggaaagaaaagaagaaaacaaaattgaaattgagatTCCCACTTGGGACAACTTCGGTATACAGGCACTACTGGTCGGTGAGCAAATATTCGGTTCATCCAAAGTGAACGAGGTAAATTCGATGATTGATTGCACCGTAtcatcaattattaatttattactaAACCTGTGGGCAAAAAGTTAAGGCAGTACTTGGTTTTTGTTACTCCACCCAATTAAActctattatttataaatttaacaacacaatcattattttttttatcatttttttaatttaataataatttctcttatgtatttttttaatcatttttataataaatttttaataataaattctctaattattttcatagacatataaaataattttttaataataaatttctcatctTTTTTCATATCTATTTACacatacattatatatttttacatatcaatatatttatcaacactTATAATCATTTCACAACatcaagttgagttggattaTTATCCAATTCGAAAACCAAACCCAAGCTAAGTAATCTACTAAACTATTAAGTGAAGTTTCTCGAAATGTGTGTAGTTGATTTCAAATTTACATAACTTATATTTGAAAtatgtataatttattttggaatatgtgaaaattaactttttttttaataatttc is a genomic window containing:
- the LOC116205301 gene encoding heat stress transcription factor A-4b-like is translated as MEAESQSKAVAPAPFLTKTYDMVDDPQTNYLVSWSDNGCSFIVWNPPEFSRELLPQYFKHNNFSSFVRQLNTYGFRKVDPDQWEFANEEFIRGEKHLLKNIYRRKPIHSHSLQNVPLHDSEKQMYEDEIKRLQNENSLLQSELQRHRGENPASIEIQVQFLGKRLHEMESKQAQLVTFLVELMRNPRFPSTLADQSDDRGKRRRLLELDQLELNNSSKDRGAAPLLDLNSVEKLQNSLNVCENFLQGVGQKMAEEENDFGSSSRPPPLVIPTNRESSGDSERNIHTWSPRSPPSSSSKDVRSMSPELGASLDQVDSPTTSSVYLNVDISLKSSVIDVNSEPCNNNISEIEKNLSEQVREKIPGAPQEMNDVFWEQFLTETPRPSDSQEVQSDRTDGTDTVSKPASHGKFWWNAHYDIDFIKQFGSHAVDERT
- the LOC116206043 gene encoding F-box/kelch-repeat protein At3g23880-like; translation: MMMAMPDSAWELPLDLTAEILSRLPVRTLVRFESVCNSWRRLIQSPSFISLHLNRSANLGDGARSLLVKHRSPATDKRLISLLSGDSLEMVSPVDIPRHMYSPNLKVVGSCNGLVCLSHDCFCNFGAPIFLWNPATRESRALPKFAISPENLRLPKARFHVAHGFGYHHAIDDYKVVRIAFEYSRNMACFRAELFALSEGLWREVPALPCRVYSPGCVVLNGVLYWLAYDCGSDGLMLILSFDLRDEVFRRVYLPDLGYRPDSYFLRLTVYERSLCLMAYKDGGRAQRWDLWVMYGGAGEESWTKRSSIGPIIHRPLACGANGEILVAKSDGTLAIYEASSETFGYLPIKVSPYSPDFHFYIESLVPATR